A portion of the Sphingobacterium spiritivorum genome contains these proteins:
- a CDS encoding iron chelate uptake ABC transporter family permease subunit yields the protein MKQQSRVWIMLALLAVLIVAFLFYDTGRNIDYVLPRRAIRLATIVVVGISVAYSSMIFQTITNNKILTPSIMGYESIFILFQTIIVFVYGDKTFQVISQTDNFFYAILLMLFFSWVMYMLIFGKSKRNIYHLLLIGLILGTLFQTISQFMQIVIDPNEFSVIEGYMFVSFNKMNSSLLLIASVVLLGTLLWAQRYVKYLDVLALGREHAINLGLDYNRLIKRYMLIISLLVSVSTALVGPVTFLGILVTNLTYELTPSSRHKVMIWICGLIACIALLAGQFMVEHVFNFSTTVSIVINFAGGLYFMYLILKSRKRI from the coding sequence ATGAAACAACAGTCTCGTGTATGGATCATGCTGGCACTATTGGCCGTACTTATCGTCGCGTTTCTTTTTTACGATACGGGTCGCAATATCGATTATGTGCTCCCCAGACGTGCCATTCGTCTGGCGACCATTGTTGTCGTCGGAATCAGCGTAGCTTATTCATCGATGATCTTTCAGACGATTACCAACAATAAGATACTCACTCCCTCTATTATGGGATATGAATCGATCTTTATCCTTTTCCAGACCATCATTGTATTTGTCTATGGGGATAAGACTTTTCAGGTCATTTCACAAACGGATAATTTCTTTTATGCGATCCTGCTGATGTTATTTTTTTCATGGGTGATGTACATGCTGATCTTTGGAAAAAGTAAGCGCAATATATATCATCTGCTGCTGATCGGACTGATACTTGGGACACTGTTTCAGACCATCAGTCAGTTTATGCAGATTGTCATAGATCCCAATGAATTCTCAGTGATAGAGGGCTATATGTTTGTTTCGTTCAATAAGATGAACAGCAGTCTGCTGCTGATTGCTTCAGTAGTCCTGCTTGGAACACTCCTATGGGCGCAACGCTATGTTAAATATCTGGATGTCCTCGCATTGGGAAGAGAGCATGCTATTAACCTGGGACTGGATTACAATAGACTGATCAAACGGTATATGCTGATTATCTCCCTTCTGGTATCCGTTTCTACAGCCCTTGTCGGACCGGTAACCTTTCTGGGTATTCTGGTTACGAATCTTACCTACGAACTGACTCCGTCTTCCAGACATAAAGTTATGATCTGGATATGTGGTCTGATAGCCTGTATTGCATTACTTGCAGGACAATTTATGGTTGAACATGTCTTTAATTTTTCTACGACAGTAAGTATTGTTATCAATTTCGCAGGAGGGCTTTACTTTATGTACTTAATCTTAAAATCACGAAAACGCATATGA